A stretch of the Blastocatellia bacterium genome encodes the following:
- a CDS encoding M20 family metallopeptidase translates to MSNLIEFFLSRQLETIQLIRNLVESETPSGDVVRIAGMVEHLAALLRELDAKIEIFATSNGSSLYARFAEGEVESDKPLLIVGHCDTVWPLGTIAKRPFKMEDGKIYGPGVFDMKSGLVIMLEALRAIKELDLKTRRPIEVFLSCDEEQGSPSTRQLIEDIAQSAYAALVLEPCLPGGKLKTSRKGIAQYQLIARGCSAHAGVAPEKGISAVEELAQQIIKLHSLTNHTEGISVNVGVIQGGTLSNVVAAEARAEIDIRFWTNQQQQKLSTALENLKPVLNGAEIELIGKVNRPPLERSERIAELFKHAQKLSLELGFELQEGKTGGGSDGNFIAALGVPVLDGLGPDGDGAHADYEHVLIGNLAPRAALITRLLETV, encoded by the coding sequence ATGTCAAACCTGATAGAGTTTTTTCTTAGTCGTCAACTTGAAACTATCCAATTAATTCGTAATTTGGTAGAGAGTGAAACCCCATCAGGTGATGTTGTTCGTATCGCTGGGATGGTTGAGCATTTAGCTGCGTTGCTTAGAGAACTTGACGCAAAAATAGAAATTTTTGCTACTTCTAATGGTTCTTCTCTTTATGCTCGTTTTGCTGAAGGTGAAGTTGAGTCGGATAAACCGCTATTAATTGTTGGTCATTGTGATACGGTTTGGCCGCTGGGAACAATCGCTAAACGTCCATTTAAGATGGAAGATGGAAAAATCTATGGCCCTGGCGTTTTTGATATGAAATCTGGTCTAGTAATAATGCTAGAAGCCCTAAGAGCAATCAAAGAATTAGACCTAAAAACACGCCGTCCAATAGAGGTTTTTTTAAGCTGTGATGAAGAACAAGGAAGCCCTTCCACACGCCAATTAATTGAAGACATCGCACAATCAGCTTATGCTGCCTTGGTTTTAGAACCTTGTCTGCCAGGTGGAAAACTTAAAACCTCCCGCAAAGGTATTGCCCAATATCAGTTAATCGCTCGGGGATGCTCTGCACATGCTGGAGTTGCCCCAGAAAAAGGTATTAGTGCGGTAGAGGAATTAGCCCAACAAATTATTAAGCTACATTCATTAACAAATCACACAGAAGGTATTTCTGTTAATGTAGGTGTTATTCAAGGCGGAACGCTTTCAAATGTCGTTGCTGCCGAAGCTAGAGCAGAAATAGACATCCGTTTTTGGACAAATCAGCAACAACAAAAACTCTCGACTGCATTAGAAAACTTAAAACCTGTCTTAAATGGGGCAGAGATTGAATTAATAGGCAAAGTCAATCGTCCACCTTTGGAACGCTCAGAAAGAATTGCTGAACTCTTTAAGCATGCTCAAAAGCTGTCTTTAGAACTAGGTTTTGAACTTCAAGAAGGCAAAACCGGTGGAGGTAGTGATGGCAATTTTATAGCTGCTCTAGGAGTTCCGGTTTTAGATGGTCTAGGCCCGGACGGTGACGGCGCACATGCAGATTACGAACATGTGCTAATAGGAAATCTCGCCCCACGAGCAGCATTAATTACAAGATTGCTGGAAACTGTTTAA
- a CDS encoding ABC transporter permease, with protein sequence MQRILDSLLFPLLAVVSAFLVGGIIVFLVGDNPLRVYEIFFASAFGTIDGISYTLFYATPLIFTGLAVAVAFRCGLLNIGAEGQLYVAAFAAAWVGFTLDISQWVVIPLCMIAAIVAGAIWGGIPGILKSRFGSHEVINTIMMNFIAVGITSYFTQYYYRLPGDPILQTKTIFPQAQIPRMSAILGTFGINFPAWLPLNFGFFIAIFACIFVYIFLWKTKWGYELRAVGANASAAEYGGINVGRSIVLAMCISGALAGLVGINEVLGYRYRYYDGFSANYGFTGIAVALLGRNHPLGIFLAALLFGALVRGGLFVNIFSDRVSKDLVVVLQAVIILFVACEAIFQFLQKRNLATGKN encoded by the coding sequence ATGCAGCGAATATTAGATTCACTGTTATTTCCTCTCTTAGCTGTGGTAAGCGCATTTTTAGTTGGAGGGATTATTGTTTTTTTAGTAGGCGATAATCCCTTACGTGTTTATGAGATTTTCTTTGCTAGTGCTTTTGGTACAATTGACGGAATATCTTATACATTGTTTTATGCTACACCATTGATTTTTACTGGTTTAGCTGTTGCTGTGGCTTTTCGTTGTGGTCTGCTTAATATTGGGGCTGAAGGGCAACTTTATGTTGCTGCTTTTGCTGCTGCCTGGGTAGGTTTTACTTTAGATATTTCTCAATGGGTTGTTATTCCTCTTTGTATGATTGCGGCTATTGTGGCTGGTGCAATTTGGGGAGGAATCCCTGGAATCTTAAAATCTCGTTTTGGTAGCCATGAAGTTATTAATACAATAATGATGAATTTTATCGCTGTTGGAATAACTAGCTATTTTACCCAATATTACTACCGCTTGCCAGGTGATCCAATACTTCAAACTAAAACTATTTTTCCTCAAGCACAAATTCCTAGAATGAGTGCAATACTTGGCACTTTTGGAATAAATTTTCCTGCTTGGCTACCTCTAAACTTTGGCTTTTTTATTGCAATTTTTGCATGTATATTTGTTTACATTTTTCTTTGGAAAACTAAATGGGGTTATGAACTTCGGGCCGTTGGTGCTAATGCTTCAGCCGCTGAATATGGAGGCATTAATGTTGGAAGAAGTATTGTTCTTGCAATGTGTATTAGTGGAGCATTAGCTGGGCTAGTTGGTATTAACGAAGTGTTAGGATATCGTTATCGTTATTATGATGGTTTTTCTGCAAATTATGGTTTTACGGGGATTGCTGTTGCCCTACTTGGACGCAATCATCCACTAGGAATATTTTTGGCTGCACTGCTTTTTGGGGCCTTAGTTAGAGGTGGGCTTTTTGTTAACATTTTCTCTGACCGAGTTTCTAAAGACCTTGTAGTTGTTTTGCAAGCAGTAATTATTCTTTTTGTCGCTTGTGAAGCAATTTTTCAATTTTTGCAAAAAAGAAATCTAGCAACAGGAAAAAACTAA
- a CDS encoding DUF2085 domain-containing protein codes for MRLNTDNISKIAYVIVLLSVLIWFTAIILPAFWQYQGNLIAAFVLRKIFASLCHQKAERAFFLWGYPLAVCARCTGIYLGIVLGSVIYPLIRNYRRSDVPATKYLIIALSPTTIDFLLKIFHIWENTHLSRAITGMIAGIAIAFYVVPAIVSLLLDLSKVFGKNKGVFYGSK; via the coding sequence ATGCGGCTAAATACAGACAATATTTCAAAAATAGCTTATGTAATTGTGCTATTGTCTGTATTGATTTGGTTTACAGCTATAATTTTGCCGGCCTTTTGGCAATATCAAGGTAATCTAATAGCTGCATTTGTTTTACGTAAAATATTTGCTTCACTTTGTCATCAAAAGGCAGAAAGAGCTTTTTTTCTTTGGGGTTATCCTTTAGCAGTTTGTGCAAGATGTACAGGCATTTATTTAGGTATAGTCTTAGGTAGTGTGATTTATCCATTAATAAGAAATTATCGGCGTAGTGATGTGCCAGCAACTAAATATTTAATAATAGCGTTGTCACCAACAACAATAGATTTTTTGCTTAAAATATTTCATATTTGGGAAAATACCCATCTATCACGAGCCATTACTGGGATGATTGCTGGCATTGCAATAGCATTTTATGTTGTTCCTGCAATTGTAAGTTTATTGCTAGATTTATCCAAGGTGTTTGGAAAAAATAAAGGAGTCTTCTATGGATCAAAGTAA
- the glpX gene encoding class II fructose-bisphosphatase, whose product MPRTLGHELSLDFLHVVEAAAISSARTMGQGKRKYSDKMAVEAMREEMRSVPIRGEIVIGEGERDKAPMLYIGEKVGMGAEDENSSYPVDIAVDPLEGTNLCATGAPNAIAVLAAAEKGGLLKAPDMYMNKLVVGPAAKGYVSIDAPPKENLKIIARRLNRDVTDLVVIVLDRPRHQNLIEEIRSAGARIQLIGDGDLSAGISAAVAGSGVHAVMGIGGAPEGVLTAAAMRCLNGEIQARFVLKDQLSAEDHEKVAEDSAVLERMKSMGIADPKKIYTTSDLAPGKNIVFAACGVTSGNMLRGVRFFGDGIRTHSLIMTTSPRYVRFIDSIELIQAPDVIVRF is encoded by the coding sequence ATGCCACGAACTTTGGGCCATGAGTTATCACTAGATTTTTTGCATGTTGTAGAAGCTGCTGCAATTTCTTCTGCACGCACTATGGGACAAGGAAAACGTAAATATTCTGATAAAATGGCTGTAGAAGCAATGCGTGAGGAAATGCGCAGTGTTCCTATACGTGGAGAAATTGTTATTGGTGAAGGTGAACGGGATAAAGCCCCAATGCTTTATATTGGTGAAAAAGTTGGTATGGGTGCAGAAGATGAAAATAGCAGCTATCCAGTTGATATTGCTGTTGATCCATTAGAAGGTACAAACCTTTGTGCAACAGGTGCGCCAAATGCTATTGCTGTACTAGCAGCAGCAGAAAAGGGAGGCTTACTAAAAGCTCCTGATATGTATATGAATAAATTAGTTGTTGGCCCGGCTGCTAAAGGCTATGTAAGCATTGATGCTCCACCAAAGGAAAACTTAAAAATTATTGCTCGTCGTCTTAATCGGGATGTTACGGATTTAGTTGTAATTGTTTTAGACCGACCTAGACACCAAAATTTAATTGAAGAAATTCGTAGCGCAGGTGCAAGAATACAGCTAATTGGCGATGGCGATTTATCTGCTGGTATTAGTGCGGCTGTTGCTGGTTCAGGTGTACATGCTGTTATGGGCATTGGTGGTGCGCCAGAAGGCGTATTAACCGCAGCCGCAATGCGTTGCTTAAATGGTGAAATTCAAGCTAGGTTTGTTCTTAAAGATCAACTCTCGGCTGAAGACCATGAAAAAGTTGCTGAAGATAGTGCTGTACTTGAAAGAATGAAAAGTATGGGAATAGCAGATCCAAAGAAAATATATACAACTTCAGATCTTGCCCCAGGTAAAAACATTGTTTTTGCTGCTTGTGGCGTTACTAGCGGAAATATGCTTAGAGGTGTAAGATTTTTTGGTGATGGAATTAGGACTCATTCCTTAATTATGACTACTTCACCTCGTTATGTAAGATTCATTGATAGTATTGAGCTAATTCAAGCACCAGATGTAATAGTCAGATTTTAG
- a CDS encoding efflux RND transporter periplasmic adaptor subunit, with product MNKSEKTVDNKAAAKTVRLIAVQAETTAKTIPVTGTLVAYDQAIVSVKVPGRLQQITVDLGTVVKKGQLIGQIDPQDYQLRVQQAESALAQARARLALNPNSTEEPTDPKQISLVRQAQALVDEAKIKLDRSAALVKQGIIAQAEYDVSETAHKVAISRYEDAVEEFHNRLAVLTQRRSELEIAKQQLADTKIYSPFDGVIQEKRASLGEFLAAGAPIATVVQVNPLRLRAEIPEREANQIKIGQKVLLSVEASSNNYNGQIKRLSPTLTQENRMLMVEAEILNDGSLKPGLFARAQVIIDNKNTITTVPKSSVISFAGIEKVITVKDGKAVEKTITTGQRIDSMIEVVEGLEVGDEIVAEPGNLQSGQPVNLTK from the coding sequence ATGAATAAGTCTGAAAAGACAGTTGATAATAAAGCTGCTGCTAAAACAGTTAGATTAATAGCAGTACAAGCAGAAACTACAGCCAAAACAATTCCTGTGACAGGAACACTTGTTGCTTATGATCAAGCAATTGTAAGTGTTAAAGTTCCAGGGCGGCTTCAACAAATCACGGTTGATCTAGGAACTGTTGTAAAAAAAGGCCAACTAATTGGACAAATTGATCCTCAAGATTATCAACTACGAGTTCAGCAAGCTGAGTCTGCATTAGCACAAGCTCGGGCCCGTCTTGCCTTAAACCCTAATAGTACAGAAGAACCAACTGACCCTAAGCAAATTAGTTTAGTTCGTCAAGCTCAAGCCCTGGTGGATGAGGCTAAAATTAAGCTTGATCGTAGTGCAGCACTAGTTAAACAAGGAATTATTGCCCAAGCTGAATATGATGTTTCAGAAACAGCCCACAAAGTTGCAATTAGTCGTTATGAAGATGCTGTTGAGGAATTTCATAATCGACTTGCTGTTTTAACTCAAAGACGTTCAGAACTAGAAATAGCTAAACAGCAACTTGCTGACACAAAAATTTATTCACCTTTTGATGGAGTAATACAGGAAAAACGCGCTAGTTTAGGAGAGTTTTTAGCTGCGGGTGCGCCTATTGCTACAGTTGTACAAGTTAACCCGCTACGGCTTAGAGCCGAAATTCCTGAGCGTGAAGCTAATCAAATAAAAATAGGTCAAAAAGTTCTTCTAAGTGTGGAAGCTAGTAGTAATAATTATAATGGACAAATCAAACGGCTTAGCCCAACACTTACGCAAGAAAACCGTATGCTAATGGTTGAAGCAGAGATTCTTAATGATGGTTCGCTAAAGCCGGGACTTTTTGCACGTGCGCAAGTGATTATTGATAATAAAAATACTATTACCACTGTTCCAAAAAGCTCAGTAATTAGCTTTGCTGGTATTGAAAAAGTTATTACAGTTAAAGATGGTAAAGCTGTAGAAAAAACAATCACAACTGGACAGCGCATAGACAGCATGATTGAAGTTGTTGAAGGGTTAGAAGTTGGTGATGAAATCGTAGCTGAACCAGGTAATCTTCAATCAGGACAGCCAGTAAATTTAACTAAATAA
- the nifJ gene encoding pyruvate:ferredoxin (flavodoxin) oxidoreductase, with product MKEKLITLDANEAAAYIAHKTNEVIAIYPITPASPMGEFADSWSSQGIVNLWGEVPLVQEMQSEGGAAGAVHGALQTGSLTTTFTCSQGLLLMIPNMYKIAGELTSTVFHIAARSIAAQALSIFGDHSDVMATRSTGWAMLFANSVQEVMDFALISQSATLESRIPFLHVFDGFRTSHEVMKITQVSDKTIKEMINEDLVYAHRSRALLPEHPVIRGTAQNPDVFFQARETVNPYYLATPGIVQNLMDKFASLTGRQYQLFDYYGSPDAERLLVLMGSGCEAVQETVDYLVNEGEKVGLIKVRLYRPFSSEYFLKALPSTVKAIAVLDRTKEPGGAGEPLYQDVMTVISEAFSNGTLKNFPKIIGGRYGLSSKEFTPSMIISVFLELAKTTAKNHFTIGINDDVTHSSLTYDDEFDIEPKDVVRAVFWGLGSDGTVGANKNSIKIIGEETPFYAQGYFVYDSKKSGARTISHLRFGPRPIHSTYLVKHASFIAVHQFAFLRRYNILEAAAYGATVLLNSPFSAREVWSQLPRMVQKQIQEKNIKLYVIDGYSVAKAAGMDKKVNTVMQTCFFAISGVLPREEAITKIKESIKKSYSRRGESVVEKNYQAVDQTLANLYQVIVPNKIDSKIDMLEIVPENAPEFVQSVTSKIIAGKGDLLPVSAMPVDGTYPVGTSQWEKRSLAQEIPVWDKDLCIQCGKCVLVCPHSALRAKIYDEKYLADAPNTFKFADPNFRDLPNKKYSLQVSGQDCTGCSLCVEICPVKDKNQAGRKAINMSDYQGLCEVEKQNWDFFHNLPEISRVNSLKFDSVKNIQVLQPLFEFSGACTGCGETPYLKLLSQLFGDHTIIANATGCSSIYGGNLPTTPWTTNAEGYGPAWSNSLFEDNAEFGLGMRLALDKQLDYAYALVNKLKNVIGVELAESILNADQSSDAGILAQRNRTAELKAILENCPDMMARDLLHLLPVLVKKSVWIVGGDGWAYDIGYGGLDHVLASGRNVNLLVLDTEVYSNTGGQSSKATPLGAVAKFAAGGKTSAKKDLGLMAIGYENVYVAQVALGANDSQTVKAFLEAESYPGPSLIIAYSHCIAHGIDTSKGLGQQKLAVETGYWPLYRYNPTLKSMGKNPFQLDSKTPKLPFKDYAYNETRYSALAQTNPKIAEEFMKTAQKGVLEKWQKLEQMAKSI from the coding sequence ATGAAAGAAAAACTTATTACTTTAGATGCTAATGAGGCAGCCGCCTATATTGCTCATAAAACTAATGAAGTGATTGCTATTTATCCAATTACTCCAGCATCTCCAATGGGAGAATTTGCCGATAGTTGGTCGTCTCAAGGCATAGTCAACCTTTGGGGCGAAGTTCCCCTAGTGCAAGAAATGCAATCTGAAGGCGGCGCGGCTGGTGCTGTACATGGTGCATTGCAAACAGGCTCTTTAACTACGACTTTTACTTGTAGTCAAGGCTTACTGTTAATGATACCTAATATGTATAAAATAGCTGGTGAGCTAACTAGCACAGTTTTTCATATTGCAGCACGCTCAATTGCAGCACAAGCCTTATCTATTTTTGGTGATCATAGTGATGTAATGGCTACACGTTCAACAGGTTGGGCGATGCTCTTTGCTAATTCTGTTCAAGAAGTAATGGATTTTGCTTTAATTAGTCAATCTGCTACTTTAGAAAGTCGGATCCCTTTCCTACATGTTTTTGATGGTTTTCGCACTTCTCACGAAGTAATGAAAATTACTCAAGTTTCAGACAAAACTATCAAAGAAATGATTAATGAAGATTTGGTATATGCTCATCGAAGTCGCGCACTTTTGCCAGAACATCCTGTTATTCGTGGTACAGCACAAAATCCTGATGTTTTCTTTCAAGCACGAGAAACTGTTAACCCTTATTATTTAGCTACACCAGGGATTGTTCAAAACTTGATGGACAAATTTGCTAGTCTAACAGGTCGCCAATACCAACTTTTTGATTACTATGGCTCGCCTGATGCCGAACGACTTCTAGTGCTTATGGGGTCAGGCTGTGAGGCTGTTCAAGAAACTGTAGATTATTTAGTAAATGAAGGGGAAAAAGTTGGATTAATTAAAGTAAGACTATATCGTCCTTTTTCTTCAGAATATTTCTTAAAAGCTTTGCCAAGCACAGTTAAAGCTATTGCTGTGCTAGACCGCACCAAAGAACCAGGCGGGGCCGGAGAGCCTCTCTATCAAGATGTAATGACAGTAATTAGCGAAGCTTTTTCTAATGGGACTCTAAAAAATTTTCCTAAAATTATAGGTGGGCGTTACGGACTTTCTTCTAAAGAATTTACTCCTAGCATGATAATTAGTGTCTTCTTAGAATTAGCTAAAACTACTGCTAAAAACCACTTTACAATTGGAATTAATGATGATGTAACTCATAGTAGTCTTACTTATGATGATGAGTTTGATATTGAGCCAAAAGATGTTGTTAGGGCTGTGTTTTGGGGCTTAGGCTCAGATGGAACGGTTGGAGCAAATAAAAATTCTATTAAAATTATTGGCGAGGAAACGCCATTTTATGCCCAGGGTTATTTTGTTTATGACTCCAAAAAATCTGGAGCTAGAACTATTTCACATTTAAGATTTGGGCCTCGCCCAATTCATAGCACTTACTTAGTTAAACATGCTAGCTTTATTGCAGTACATCAATTTGCTTTTTTGCGACGCTACAATATTTTGGAAGCGGCTGCTTATGGGGCTACAGTGCTTCTTAACAGCCCATTTAGTGCTAGGGAAGTTTGGTCACAACTGCCAAGAATGGTACAAAAACAAATTCAAGAAAAAAACATTAAACTCTATGTCATTGATGGTTATTCAGTAGCAAAAGCCGCAGGAATGGATAAAAAAGTAAACACCGTCATGCAGACATGTTTTTTTGCAATTAGCGGAGTCTTACCACGCGAGGAAGCTATCACCAAAATCAAAGAATCAATTAAAAAAAGCTATAGCCGACGTGGTGAATCAGTAGTAGAAAAAAATTACCAAGCTGTAGACCAAACCTTAGCTAATCTTTATCAAGTTATAGTGCCTAATAAAATTGATAGCAAAATTGATATGCTAGAAATTGTGCCAGAAAATGCTCCAGAATTTGTTCAATCCGTTACTTCTAAAATTATTGCTGGTAAAGGTGATTTGCTGCCTGTTAGCGCAATGCCAGTTGATGGAACATACCCAGTAGGTACAAGCCAATGGGAAAAACGCAGCCTTGCCCAAGAAATTCCTGTTTGGGACAAAGACCTTTGTATTCAATGCGGTAAATGTGTTTTGGTTTGTCCACATTCAGCACTACGAGCTAAAATCTATGATGAAAAGTATTTAGCAGATGCTCCAAACACATTTAAGTTTGCTGACCCTAATTTTAGGGATTTGCCAAATAAAAAATATAGCCTCCAAGTCTCAGGTCAAGATTGCACAGGTTGTAGCTTGTGTGTAGAAATTTGTCCTGTTAAAGATAAAAACCAAGCTGGCCGTAAAGCCATTAATATGAGTGATTACCAAGGGCTTTGTGAAGTAGAAAAACAAAATTGGGACTTCTTCCATAACTTACCAGAAATTTCTCGTGTCAACTCGCTAAAATTTGACTCAGTAAAAAATATCCAAGTTCTTCAACCTCTCTTTGAATTTTCAGGGGCTTGTACTGGTTGCGGAGAAACTCCTTACTTAAAATTACTATCCCAATTATTTGGGGATCATACAATAATTGCTAATGCAACAGGCTGTTCTAGCATTTATGGTGGCAATCTACCTACAACGCCTTGGACGACAAATGCAGAGGGTTACGGGCCAGCTTGGAGCAATTCTTTATTTGAAGATAATGCTGAGTTTGGTTTAGGAATGCGCCTAGCTTTAGATAAACAGCTAGATTATGCTTACGCTCTAGTTAACAAGCTTAAAAATGTAATTGGTGTTGAGCTAGCAGAATCAATACTTAATGCCGATCAATCAAGTGATGCAGGAATTTTGGCACAACGCAACCGAACAGCAGAACTAAAAGCTATTTTAGAAAATTGTCCTGATATGATGGCGCGGGATCTTTTGCATTTGCTTCCAGTGTTAGTAAAGAAAAGCGTTTGGATTGTTGGCGGCGATGGTTGGGCCTATGATATTGGTTATGGCGGGCTTGACCATGTGCTAGCAAGTGGACGTAATGTTAATTTACTAGTTTTAGACACAGAAGTTTATTCAAATACAGGTGGACAATCTTCTAAAGCAACACCTCTTGGAGCAGTAGCTAAATTTGCTGCTGGTGGTAAAACTAGCGCAAAGAAAGACTTAGGACTTATGGCTATAGGCTATGAAAATGTTTATGTAGCCCAAGTAGCTTTAGGCGCAAATGATAGTCAAACCGTAAAAGCATTTTTAGAAGCAGAAAGCTACCCTGGCCCATCTTTGATTATTGCTTATAGCCATTGTATTGCACATGGAATTGACACTTCCAAAGGCTTAGGCCAACAAAAATTAGCTGTTGAAACTGGTTATTGGCCGCTTTATCGCTATAACCCAACATTAAAGTCAATGGGCAAGAATCCTTTCCAACTAGACAGCAAAACTCCTAAATTACCATTTAAGGATTATGCCTATAATGAAACTCGCTATAGCGCATTAGCTCAAACTAACCCAAAAATAGCTGAGGAGTTTATGAAAACAGCACAAAAAGGAGTTCTGGAAAAATGGCAAAAACTAGAACAAATGGCTAAAAGTATTTAG
- a CDS encoding energy transducer TonB codes for MFEYTLASVSKKRDKKKWALFICTSIIWVIIFISTVIAGIFVFDARLDSHLQLLTMLAPPPPPPPPPPPPPPKGGMNIVKPANDLIVKTGMNLNFNQNLIMPVSHKVVLPSVNNGSDIGVEGGVEGGVAGGVVGGVVGGEIGGVLGGVLGGVKGGVLDPLSADIVAAPPPPPVQKVVEKKEIAPSPEPKIIRRSEGIIRGNATVRITPSYPMVARNAAIQGEVVVEIVIDENGNVISSQIISGHSLLQQTCLVTAKEWKFNPTLLNNKPVKVQGTLTFRFNL; via the coding sequence ATGTTTGAATATACTTTAGCTAGTGTCAGTAAAAAAAGAGACAAAAAGAAGTGGGCATTATTTATTTGTACCTCAATTATTTGGGTGATTATTTTTATTTCTACTGTTATTGCTGGTATTTTTGTTTTTGATGCTCGTTTAGATAGCCATTTACAGCTATTAACTATGTTAGCACCGCCGCCACCGCCGCCGCCACCGCCACCCCCACCGCCACCAAAAGGTGGAATGAATATAGTTAAACCTGCTAATGATTTAATAGTTAAAACAGGAATGAATCTAAACTTTAACCAAAATTTAATAATGCCAGTAAGCCATAAAGTTGTTTTACCTAGTGTGAATAATGGAAGTGATATAGGGGTAGAAGGTGGTGTAGAAGGCGGCGTGGCTGGTGGTGTAGTTGGTGGTGTAGTTGGCGGTGAAATTGGTGGTGTGTTGGGTGGAGTATTAGGAGGTGTAAAAGGAGGGGTATTAGACCCTTTAAGTGCAGATATTGTTGCTGCTCCTCCACCTCCTCCAGTACAAAAAGTTGTAGAAAAAAAAGAAATTGCTCCTTCTCCAGAGCCTAAAATTATTAGACGTAGCGAAGGCATAATTCGTGGTAATGCTACTGTTAGAATAACCCCTAGTTATCCTATGGTAGCTCGTAATGCAGCAATTCAAGGTGAAGTAGTTGTAGAAATTGTTATTGATGAAAATGGGAACGTTATTAGTAGCCAAATTATTTCTGGACATAGTTTATTGCAGCAAACTTGTTTAGTAACTGCTAAGGAATGGAAATTTAACCCTACTTTACTTAACAATAAGCCAGTAAAAGTACAAGGCACTTTAACTTTTCGTTTTAACTTGTAG
- a CDS encoding Rieske 2Fe-2S domain-containing protein, translating to MSKKTASENESSRRSFLVILSGFFMALIGGVMGIASGIYAIFPAFNKKASKDLSWKSLDLIDKIPDGISKHSIISNKQTGWAISQTEQIVWVVKEKESVNVFSAVCPHEGCTVNHQSSKFICLCHMSQWKLDGTKTDGPTPRDLDKLDHRISDNKLEVNYQNFKPGTPEKTPLA from the coding sequence ATGTCAAAAAAGACAGCTTCTGAAAATGAGTCTTCTCGACGTAGTTTTTTAGTAATATTAAGTGGTTTTTTTATGGCTTTAATCGGGGGAGTAATGGGGATAGCAAGCGGTATTTATGCTATTTTTCCAGCCTTTAACAAAAAGGCAAGCAAAGATTTATCTTGGAAAAGCTTAGACTTAATAGATAAAATCCCTGATGGAATAAGCAAGCATTCAATTATTAGCAATAAACAAACAGGTTGGGCAATCTCTCAAACAGAACAAATCGTTTGGGTAGTAAAAGAGAAAGAATCCGTAAATGTTTTTTCTGCCGTATGTCCTCATGAAGGTTGCACTGTAAACCATCAATCTAGCAAATTTATTTGTCTTTGCCATATGAGCCAATGGAAATTGGATGGAACAAAAACCGATGGCCCTACACCTAGAGATTTAGATAAGCTTGACCACCGTATTAGCGACAATAAACTAGAAGTAAATTATCAAAACTTTAAACCCGGCACACCAGAAAAAACTCCATTAGCATAG